The following are encoded in a window of Cygnus olor isolate bCygOlo1 chromosome 21, bCygOlo1.pri.v2, whole genome shotgun sequence genomic DNA:
- the PLOD1 gene encoding procollagen-lysine,2-oxoglutarate 5-dioxygenase 1 isoform X2, protein MRTILFACRCSLALTEAGLKAESQPRSDRGSHLLIAWFFFCSPLPSIPPAAGLAGPRTPENLLVLTVATKQTEGFRRFRRSAQFFNYKVQVLGLDEEWKGGDDKKPAGGGQKVRLLKAALKQYADDADLIILFIESYDVLFASGPTELLKKFQQAKSKVVFSAENYIYPDRKLEAKYPQVRDGKRFLGSGGFIGYAPNLKKLVEEWKGQDDDSDQLFYTNVFLDPEKRENINISLDHRSRIFQNLNGALDEVVLKFENARVRARNLLYDTLPVVIHGNGPTKLQLNYLGNYIPQIWTFETGCTVCDEGLRSLTGFKDEALPVILIGIFIEQPTPFLSQFFSRLRKLHYPKQRIQLFIHNHEEHHLMQVDSFVKEHGKEYLAIKVIGPDDEMENAEARNLGMDLCRKDPDCDYYFSLDAEIVLKNTETLRILIEQNKLVIAPLVSRHEKLWSNFWGALSPDGYYARSEDYVDIVQRRRVGLWNVPYISSVYMVKASTLRSELDQGDLFHSGKLDADMAFCHNVRNQGVFMYLTNRHQFGHILSLENYQTNHLHNDLWQIFSNPEDWREKYIHENYTAALKGKLVEMPCPDVYWFPIFTDTACDELVEEMEHYGKWSTGDNTDSRIQGGYENVPTIDIHMNQIGFEREWYKFLLDYIAPITEKLYPGYYTKTQFELAFVVRYKPDEQPSLMPHHDASTFTINIALNRVGIDYEGGGCRFLRYNCSIRAPRKGWTLMHPGRLTHYHEGLPTTKGTRYIAVSFLDP, encoded by the exons ATGAGGACTATTCTGTTCGCCTG CAGATGCAGCCTGGCACTAACTGAAGCTGGCCTGAAAGCAGAAAGTCAGCCCCGCTCCGACAGAGGCTCACACTTGCTTATCGCGTGGTTCTTcttctgcagccccctgcccagcatCCCGCCCGCAGCAGGACTTGCCGGGCCCCGCACCCCAG AAAACCTGCTGGTTCTTACTGTTGCCACCAAACAGACTGAGGGATTTCGACGCTTTAGAAGATCAGCACAATTCTTCAACTACAAAGTCCAG GTACTTGGACTTGATGAGGAATGGAAGGGTGGAGACGACAAGAAGCCAGCCGGAGGTGGGCAGAAGGTCCGTCTCTTGAAGGCAGCTTTGAAGCAGTATGCAGATGATGCAGACTTGATCATCCTTTTCATAGAAAG CTATGATGTACTCTTTGCTTCGGGCCCCACAGAACTGTTGAAGAAGTTCCAACAAGCCAAGAGCAAGGTGGTCTTCTCGGCAGAGAACTACATCTATCCTGACAGAAAGTTGGAAGCCAAGTATCCTCAGGTGCGAGATGGAAAGCGCTTCCTGGGTTCTGGAG GCTTCATAGGTTATGCGCCAAACCTGAAAAAGCTTGTAGAGGAGTGGAAAGGACAGGACGATGACAGTGACCAGCTCTTCTATACGAATGTCTTTTTGGATCCAGAAAAAAGA gaaaatatcaacATCAGTCTAGACCATAGAAGCCGGATCTTCCAAAACCTAAATGGAGCATTAG ATGAGGTGGTTCTGAAGTTTGAAAACGCACGAGTGAGAGCAAGAAACTTGTTATATGACACTCTGCCTGTGGTGATTCATGGAAATGGACCCACCAAG ctgcagctgaactACCTGGGAAACTACATTCCTCAAATATGGACATTTGAGACTGGCTGCACTGTGTGTGATGAAGGTCTGCGAAGCCTAACAGGTTTTAAG GATGAGGCACTGCCAGTGATTCTGATTGGCATTTTCATTGAGCAGCCCACTCCATTCCTTTCCCAGTTTTTCTCACGGCTTCGTAAACTTCATTACCCAAAGCAACGAATCCAACTCTTCATTCACAACCAT GAGGAGCATCACTTGATGCAGGTGGACTCTTTTGTTAAGGAGCATGGCAAAGAATATCTCGCCATCAAAgtgattggaccagatgatgaGATGGAGAATGCTGAGGCGCGTAACTTGGGCAT GGATTTGTGCAGAAAGGATCCTGACTGTGACTATTATTTTAGCTTGGATGCTGAAATAGTTCTGAAGAACACAGAGACTCTAAGGATCCTCATTGAACAGAACAA GCTAGTGATTGCCCCACTGGTAAGTCGTCATGAGAAGTTGTGGTCAAATTTCTGGGGAGCGCTGAGCCCTGATGGATACTATGCCCGCTCAGAAGATTATGTGGATATTGTTCAAAGGCGGAGGGT TGGGCTTTGGAATGTTCCCTACATCAGCAGTGTTTACATGGTTAAAGCTAGCACTCTGCGATCGGAGCTTGACCAGGGAGATCTCTTCCACAGTGGCAAGCTGGATGCTGACATGGCTTTCTGCCACAACGTACGGAATCAG GGAGTCTTTATGTACTTGACAAATCGACATCAGTTTGGACACATACTGTCCCTGGAGAATTATCAAACAAATCACCTCCACAATGATCTCTGGCAAATATTCAGCAACCCTGAG GACTGGAGAGAAAAGTACATCCATGAAAACTATACAGCAGCTCTGAAAGGGAAATTGGTAGAAATG ccctgcccagaTGTTTACTGGTTCCCTATATTCACCGACACTGCCTGTGATGAGCTGGTGGAAGAAATGGAACATTATGGCAAGTGGTCCACAGGTGACAATACG GACAGTAGAATACAAGGAGGCTATGAAAATGTCCCAACTATTGATATCCACATGAACCAAATAGGCTTTGAAAGAGAATGGTATAAGTTTCTTCTGGACTATATTGCACCCATCACTGAGAAACTGTACCCAGGATACTATACCAAG ACTCAGTTTGAGCTAGCCTTTGTAGTCCGCTACAAACCCGATGAGCAGCCCTCTCTAATGCCCCATCACGACGCTTCCACCTTTACCATTAACATTGCTCTGAACCGAGTTGGAATAGACTATGAG GGAGGAGGCTGTCGGTTCCTGCGCTACAACTGCTCAATTCGAGCTCCACGGAAAGGGTGGACCCTTATGCATCCAGGACGCCTGACCCACTATCATGAAGGTCTTCCAACCACCAAAGGAACCCGTTATATTGCAGTGTCCTTTCTTGACCCCTAG
- the KIAA2013 gene encoding LOW QUALITY PROTEIN: uncharacterized protein KIAA2013 homolog (The sequence of the model RefSeq protein was modified relative to this genomic sequence to represent the inferred CDS: deleted 2 bases in 1 codon) — MWLQQRLKGLPGLLSSSWARRLLLLLLLLLVACWYLGARRGGRRGAEPRGAAALCLQAATGPWRGQAERGDALPLPGGGEGDEEGGDGGPKAGLALAGNGFLLLDVAAGRLWVWAAGNGGGPALPTEYPALVRLRALGGRGEARAAQAALRDGAVRRVRCVQMGSGPSGSPGECVTVREEVVAHRSRPHLYLQRIRVANPTDRVVTFEAAGPAPRPRWAAFATSVEKAEERQFLLSSGRLLLAGSSRVVLMVVAAKKLVSRVQVAPKSHFDETVLSVVYTSEPIEVARLEETFSKLRESARKEMLEVMQMGVEDLFQEHQQTWSDLFISGIEMRKITDSHTPSSATVNMTLYYMLSSMPAPLLDPVISSEDREKMEASLNYADHCFSGHATMHAENLWPAKLTSVPQILQLSDLWKLTLQKRGCKGLVAAGVHGLMQGMVLSFGGLQFTENHLQFQADPDVLHNSYSLRGIHYNKDLINLAVLLDAEGKPFLHVSVKFQDKPVRLYACEAGCLNEPVELTSEARGHTFPVMVTQPITPLLYISTDLVHLQDLRHTLHLKAILAHEEHMAKQYPGLPFLFWFSVASLITLFHLFLFKLIYNEYCGPGAKPLFRSKV, encoded by the exons atgtggctgcagcagcggctgaaggggctgccggggctgctgTCCAGCAGCTGGGcgcggcggctgctgctgctgctgctgctcctcctcgtCGCCTGCTGGTACCtgggggcgcggcgcggcgggcggcgaggggccgagccccggggagccgccgCCCTCTGCCTGCAGGCGGCCACGGGGCCCTGGCGGGGCCAGGCGGAGCGCGGCGATGCGCTGCCGCTGCCGGGCGGTGGTGAGGGGGACGAGGAGGGCGGCGACGGCGGGCCGAAAGCGGGCCTGGCGCTGGCCGGGAACGGCTTCCTGCTGCTGGACGTGGCCGCCGGGCGGCTCTGGGTGTGGGCGGCGGGTAACGGAGGCGGCCCGGCGCTGCCCACCGAGTACCCGGCGCTGGTGAGGCTCAGGGCGCTGGGGGGCCGCGGCGAGGCTCGGGCGGCGCAGGCGGCGCTGCGGGACGGCGCCGTGCGGAGGGTGCGCTGCGTGCAGATGGGCTCCGGGCCGagcggcagccccggggagtGCGTGACGGTGCGGGAGGAGGTGGTGGCCCACCGCAGCCGGCCGCACCTCTACCTGCAGCGCATCCGCGTCGCCAACCCCACCGACAGGGTGGTCACCTTCGAGGCGGCGGGCCCGGCTCCACGCCCTCGCTGGGCAGCC TTCGCTACCAGCGTGGAGAAGGCGGAGGAGCGGCAGTTCCTGCTCTCCTCTGGCCGCCTGCTGCTGGCCGGGAGCTCCAGGGTGGTTCTCATGGTAGTGGCCGCCAAGAAGCTTGTGAGCCGGGTGCAGGTGGCACCCAAATCCCACTTTGACGAAACTGTGCTCTCTGTGGTGTACACCTCGGAGCCAATCGAAGTCGCCAGGCTGGAGGAGACCTTCAGCAAGTTGAGGGAGTCGGCCAGGAAAGAGATGCTGGAGGTGATGCAGATGGGGGTGGAAGATCTTTTCCAGGAGCATCAGCAGACCTGGTCAGACCTGTTTATTTCAG GCATTGAAATGAGAAAGATCACAGATTCACATACACCATCAAGTGCGACTGTTAACATGACCCTCTACTATATGCTGTCCAGCATGCCAGCTCCTCTGCTAGATCCAGTCATTAGCAGTgaggacagagaaaaaatggaagCCAGCTTGAACTATGCTGACCATTGCTTCAGTGGCCATGCGACCATGCACGCAGAGAACCTGTGGCCGGCAAAGCTGACCAGTGTCCCCCAGATCCTGCAGCTCTCGGACCTGTGGAAGCTAACTCTCCAGAAACGGGGATGTAAGGGTCTTGTGGCAGCTGGGGTCCATGGACTTATGCAGGGCATGGTGCTTAGTTTTGGAGGTCTGCAGTTCACAGAAAACCATCTTCAGTTTCAGGCTGACCCGGATGTACTTCATAACAGCTATTCCTTACGTGGGATCCATTACAACAAGGATTTGATTAACCTCGCTGTTCTGCTGGATGCTGAAGGAAAGCCCTTCTTGCATGTGTCTGTGAAATTCCAAGATAAGCCAGTTAGACTCTATGCGTGTGAGGCAGGCTGTCTGAATGAGCCGGTGGAGTTAACCTCAGAGGCACGAGGTCATACGTTCCCCGTCATGGTGACTCAGCCCATCACACCACTGCTTTATATATCGACAGATTTGGTCCACTTGCAGGACCTGAGACACACACTCCATCTAAAAGCTATTCTGGCTCATGAGGAACACATGGCCAAGCAATACCCGGGCTTACCCTTCCTGTTCTGGTTCAGCGTGGCCTCCTTGATCACACTGTTTCACCTGTTTCTGTTCAAGCTCATCTACAATGAATATTGTGGGCCAGGAGCCAAGCCGCTGTTCAGGAGTAAGGTGtaa
- the PLOD1 gene encoding procollagen-lysine,2-oxoglutarate 5-dioxygenase 1 isoform X1, translating into MVPPAVLLPWVVLALLGVEGGGASKQEENLLVLTVATKQTEGFRRFRRSAQFFNYKVQVLGLDEEWKGGDDKKPAGGGQKVRLLKAALKQYADDADLIILFIESYDVLFASGPTELLKKFQQAKSKVVFSAENYIYPDRKLEAKYPQVRDGKRFLGSGGFIGYAPNLKKLVEEWKGQDDDSDQLFYTNVFLDPEKRENINISLDHRSRIFQNLNGALDEVVLKFENARVRARNLLYDTLPVVIHGNGPTKLQLNYLGNYIPQIWTFETGCTVCDEGLRSLTGFKDEALPVILIGIFIEQPTPFLSQFFSRLRKLHYPKQRIQLFIHNHEEHHLMQVDSFVKEHGKEYLAIKVIGPDDEMENAEARNLGMDLCRKDPDCDYYFSLDAEIVLKNTETLRILIEQNKLVIAPLVSRHEKLWSNFWGALSPDGYYARSEDYVDIVQRRRVGLWNVPYISSVYMVKASTLRSELDQGDLFHSGKLDADMAFCHNVRNQGVFMYLTNRHQFGHILSLENYQTNHLHNDLWQIFSNPEDWREKYIHENYTAALKGKLVEMPCPDVYWFPIFTDTACDELVEEMEHYGKWSTGDNTDSRIQGGYENVPTIDIHMNQIGFEREWYKFLLDYIAPITEKLYPGYYTKTQFELAFVVRYKPDEQPSLMPHHDASTFTINIALNRVGIDYEGGGCRFLRYNCSIRAPRKGWTLMHPGRLTHYHEGLPTTKGTRYIAVSFLDP; encoded by the exons ATGGTGCCCCCggcggtgctgctgccctgggtggTGCTGGCGCTGCTCGGGGTGGAGGGTGGCGGTGCCTCCAAGCAGGAAG AAAACCTGCTGGTTCTTACTGTTGCCACCAAACAGACTGAGGGATTTCGACGCTTTAGAAGATCAGCACAATTCTTCAACTACAAAGTCCAG GTACTTGGACTTGATGAGGAATGGAAGGGTGGAGACGACAAGAAGCCAGCCGGAGGTGGGCAGAAGGTCCGTCTCTTGAAGGCAGCTTTGAAGCAGTATGCAGATGATGCAGACTTGATCATCCTTTTCATAGAAAG CTATGATGTACTCTTTGCTTCGGGCCCCACAGAACTGTTGAAGAAGTTCCAACAAGCCAAGAGCAAGGTGGTCTTCTCGGCAGAGAACTACATCTATCCTGACAGAAAGTTGGAAGCCAAGTATCCTCAGGTGCGAGATGGAAAGCGCTTCCTGGGTTCTGGAG GCTTCATAGGTTATGCGCCAAACCTGAAAAAGCTTGTAGAGGAGTGGAAAGGACAGGACGATGACAGTGACCAGCTCTTCTATACGAATGTCTTTTTGGATCCAGAAAAAAGA gaaaatatcaacATCAGTCTAGACCATAGAAGCCGGATCTTCCAAAACCTAAATGGAGCATTAG ATGAGGTGGTTCTGAAGTTTGAAAACGCACGAGTGAGAGCAAGAAACTTGTTATATGACACTCTGCCTGTGGTGATTCATGGAAATGGACCCACCAAG ctgcagctgaactACCTGGGAAACTACATTCCTCAAATATGGACATTTGAGACTGGCTGCACTGTGTGTGATGAAGGTCTGCGAAGCCTAACAGGTTTTAAG GATGAGGCACTGCCAGTGATTCTGATTGGCATTTTCATTGAGCAGCCCACTCCATTCCTTTCCCAGTTTTTCTCACGGCTTCGTAAACTTCATTACCCAAAGCAACGAATCCAACTCTTCATTCACAACCAT GAGGAGCATCACTTGATGCAGGTGGACTCTTTTGTTAAGGAGCATGGCAAAGAATATCTCGCCATCAAAgtgattggaccagatgatgaGATGGAGAATGCTGAGGCGCGTAACTTGGGCAT GGATTTGTGCAGAAAGGATCCTGACTGTGACTATTATTTTAGCTTGGATGCTGAAATAGTTCTGAAGAACACAGAGACTCTAAGGATCCTCATTGAACAGAACAA GCTAGTGATTGCCCCACTGGTAAGTCGTCATGAGAAGTTGTGGTCAAATTTCTGGGGAGCGCTGAGCCCTGATGGATACTATGCCCGCTCAGAAGATTATGTGGATATTGTTCAAAGGCGGAGGGT TGGGCTTTGGAATGTTCCCTACATCAGCAGTGTTTACATGGTTAAAGCTAGCACTCTGCGATCGGAGCTTGACCAGGGAGATCTCTTCCACAGTGGCAAGCTGGATGCTGACATGGCTTTCTGCCACAACGTACGGAATCAG GGAGTCTTTATGTACTTGACAAATCGACATCAGTTTGGACACATACTGTCCCTGGAGAATTATCAAACAAATCACCTCCACAATGATCTCTGGCAAATATTCAGCAACCCTGAG GACTGGAGAGAAAAGTACATCCATGAAAACTATACAGCAGCTCTGAAAGGGAAATTGGTAGAAATG ccctgcccagaTGTTTACTGGTTCCCTATATTCACCGACACTGCCTGTGATGAGCTGGTGGAAGAAATGGAACATTATGGCAAGTGGTCCACAGGTGACAATACG GACAGTAGAATACAAGGAGGCTATGAAAATGTCCCAACTATTGATATCCACATGAACCAAATAGGCTTTGAAAGAGAATGGTATAAGTTTCTTCTGGACTATATTGCACCCATCACTGAGAAACTGTACCCAGGATACTATACCAAG ACTCAGTTTGAGCTAGCCTTTGTAGTCCGCTACAAACCCGATGAGCAGCCCTCTCTAATGCCCCATCACGACGCTTCCACCTTTACCATTAACATTGCTCTGAACCGAGTTGGAATAGACTATGAG GGAGGAGGCTGTCGGTTCCTGCGCTACAACTGCTCAATTCGAGCTCCACGGAAAGGGTGGACCCTTATGCATCCAGGACGCCTGACCCACTATCATGAAGGTCTTCCAACCACCAAAGGAACCCGTTATATTGCAGTGTCCTTTCTTGACCCCTAG